A stretch of DNA from Pseudomonadota bacterium:
AACACAGTGTTTCTCAGGTCGTTTATTATCTCCAGCTTAACTCGTGTCCGTTCTCGGGTTCCCCTGAAGATTGCTTCAAAAAATTGCCAATATCGACCATCCCCTATAATCTGTACATAATCGTGGAAGGTCATATCCTCAAGATTCGTGGGAAGTCTTTCCGGAACATAACATTTGGACAGAGAGGTCTTGGCACATTCCGCCAGTTTGTCTTCGCTGACAGCCAACCGAATTAGTGCACGAAGGGCGAGTTCGATCTCAGCGATTAGCACGAAAGGACTGGCCACCCGGTACAAATAACGCAAGACATCCATGGGAGTTACAATACCTTGGAGTCGGAAAGCCTCCCCCACCAAGACAACATCCTGTCTATCCAAGGCATCGAACCAAGACTGGAATTCGTCCGTGACTCTAGCAAACTCTGCCTTCTCCAAACACTCTTCCACGGTCAAATCCCCCAGATCAACTTTCGAATTTCGCTCAGAGGCGCTGATTGCCAGAACGGTTTCGGAAAATAATCGATATGAGAATACTCCGAGCACTTCGGTTCCAACTACGACTGGAAGCTGAGAGTACCCATGCTGTTTCATTATCGCTAGGGCTTTCACGGCTAACGTCTCGCCTGGAATGGTGAGCACCCGTTGGCTGTCGGGTAACACACGGTTGATTCGGTGGAATAATTCTGTGATCGATCCAGTTGTACCTTCCGACGACGGAAGCACATGTAGTTCAGGGGAATTCATCCTTAAACCTCCTTCACCGATAGCTGATGTTCCATGATTGCTATTTTAAATCAAAGGGCCGCCAGCAGATCGTCCATCGAGTGCATTTGCATAAACTCTTCCTTGGCTTTAGCGCCGTCTTTTCAATCTCCTGGGGCGAATCCGCCCGTCATCAGCCAGTCACCGTTGGTTTGCTTCATATAGAGTTGTCCTTTTCCCCACCCAATACCTTCACCCTTCTCTGCGAAGCATTCTGGACACATATTGGCCCACATAAGCTCCCCTCTAAGACGGCCATCGACGAAGAAATGATTCTCGTCCAACTGGCATCCACATTCATCGCAGGATTCGGGTGGATCAGGATGGTGCTCTCCGTGCATTTTAGCTTGTTTCATGTCAGAAAGTGCCGCTAAGGCCTGCTCTGCAGCAGAGAAAGGCTCCGCCGCGTTGTCCGTGACATCCGGTTCTTCCTCCGATTCATCCACCTCATTTGTTTCCCAGCCTTCAAGGGATGGGTCATCAACACTCAGTTCATAGCCGCCTGAATCTAAATCCATGGCGTCTACCTCGTTCTCGAACGTATCAGCATCATCAACAATCGATAGGCCGTACAAATAATCTGATAGCTCTGGCTCGGAGCAAGGAACCACCTCCCAGGTCATGGCGGTAAAAGAATCGCCACCGGTCTGGGGGCGGTAGAAATGTCCAGCCGAAGAGACCCTGATTACGCCCTCATCGTTGAGTTCGATAGTCCAAAAGTGATAAATCTCGTGATCCCCATATTTTCTCAGAGGTCCCGTCAGATTGAGACGGATATCTTCGTCACGGGTGACCTTTGGCAATCTTTGAAATACCTTGAAGAGCTTACCAACGACGACGATTTTTTCTGGCTTATCAACCAGTGGCGATGCTGCGATCTTCCAAAGCAAAACAAGTACTGCGGAGACAATGTTATCCTGTTCTGCGTCGAAATCGTAAGCGTCGTCCGCTCCATCGTCAGATTCGTGCCCCTCGGCGAATCTGTCTATAGCTTCTTGAACCGCTGTCTTGATTTCGATAAGTGAATCAGTGTCATTATCATCCTCGAATGCTGCTATAATCTCCCTCGCTATTTCGATAGGAGGCTTTTTGTGAGGGAGGTCCTTCCATTGGC
This window harbors:
- a CDS encoding CBS domain-containing protein; translated protein: MNSPELHVLPSSEGTTGSITELFHRINRVLPDSQRVLTIPGETLAVKALAIMKQHGYSQLPVVVGTEVLGVFSYRLFSETVLAISASERNSKVDLGDLTVEECLEKAEFARVTDEFQSWFDALDRQDVVLVGEAFRLQGIVTPMDVLRYLYRVASPFVLIAEIELALRALIRLAVSEDKLAECAKTSLSKCYVPERLPTNLEDMTFHDYVQIIGDGRYWQFFEAIFRGTRERTRVKLEIINDLRNTVFHLREIKVEDYENLVMQREWMLTRAMAAEARAKGGVV